A single Cryptococcus deuterogattii R265 chromosome 2, complete sequence DNA region contains:
- a CDS encoding sodium/hydrogen exchanger 3: MSTIPPDTEILNPTDEEFYASWGLCILCLLLIGALISSYYLQVKRIRAVHETVVSIFAGMVVGLIIRLSPGHMIREMMSFKHTFFFNALLPPIILNSGYELKQENFFRNFAVILTFAFLGTFITAVGIGVLVYIWSFLGLEGLKFTLLECLIFGSTLSATDPVTILAIFNTAKVDPKLYSIIFGESILNDAVSIVMYETLSHFHGEDIYLSSIFHGVGIFLFSFLVSMALGVSFGLACSLGLKHSHLASYPHIESCLITLVAYTSYFFSNGIGMSGIVSLLFCGITLKHYAYHTMSRRTQRTTKYMFGVLAQLSENFIFIYLGLNLFTQDVQVFKPLFILVSAIAVMASRYAAVFPLSELINWVFHTRGQRAEEIPHSYQMMLFWAGLRGAVGVALAAGITGDNADALRTTILVVVVLTVIVFGGTTSRMLEVLGIRVGVEDEDASSEDEEPWTTQQGHLALQSGPISRRYPYSSQNGRGWENPSEFDLQSPEGSPYNQTLKLSQTRQARSSSYGQGVYGYGVRSGFSTNSDESDEEVLPSAGPSGAYGDGYDPEAGAPGSSSDSRAGEGRGTGMIFRDGQWFTALDERYLLPLFSNSVTARRHHAKKAVRKGAMAASGAGGGGTAGSGSKSGSTAGTPRRGSLELGDDEYGGDGESENGKNKGLPRTFSGSVSDFFFSKTEPSSLPSASLSLDERENRR, encoded by the exons ATGTCAACAATCCCCCCCGATACCGAGATCTTGAACCCTACGGATGAGGAATTCTACGCATC ATGGGGTCTCTGCATCCTCTGCCTGCTCCTAATCGGTGCACTTATATCCTCATACTACCTGCAAGTTAAGCGCATTCGTGCAGTGCACGAAACCGTCGTTTCCATTTTCGCAGGAATGGTGGTGGGATTAATCATACGGCTTTCGCCTGGGCATATGATCagggagatgatg TCCTTCAAACACACATTCTTTTTCAACGCCTTACTTCCGCCTATCATTTTGAACTCTGGCTATGAACTTAAACAA GAAAACTTTTTTAGGAACTTTGCGGTCATTTTGACGTTTGCATTTCTTGGTACATTTATCACTGCCGTTGGTATAGG AGTATTGGTCTATATCTGGTCTTTCCTCGGCCTTGAAGGTCTTAAATTCACCCTTCTTGAATGTCTTATCTTTGGCTCAACTTTGTCGGCAACCGATCCAGTCACCATCTTGGCCATCTTCAACACGGCCAAAGTAGACCCTAAGCTTTACTCCATCATTTTCGGTGAAAGTATCCTAAATGATGCCGTCAGTATCGTCATGTATGA GACGCTTTCTCATTTCCACGGCGAGGATATCTATTTGTCTTCAATTTTCCATGGGGTTGGTATATTCTTGTTCTCGTTCCTCGTCTCCATGGCACTTGGTGTCTCGTTTGGACTAGCATGCTCTTTGGGCTTGAAACACTCTCATCTTGCAAGTTACCCCCACATTGAAAGCTGCCTAATCACCCTCGTCGCCTATACAAGTTATTTCTTCAGCAACGGTATTGGCATGAGTG GTATCGTGTCTCTGCTGTTCTGCGGTATCACTCTAAAACATTATGCGTACCATACAATGTCTCGGCGCACTCAGAGAACAACCAAATACATGTTTGGTGTTCTCGCTCAGTTGTCTGAAAATTTCATCTTTATCTACCTAGGATTGAACCTGTTTACTCAGGATGTCCAGGTCTTCAAGCCATTATTCATTCTTGTTTCTGCT ATTGCCGTTATGGCCTCACGCTACGCAGCTGTTTTCCCCCTGTCTGAGCTTATCAACTGGGTATTCCACACCCGTGGCCAACGTGCTGAAGAGATACCTCACTCCTACCAGATGATGCTTTTTTGGGCAGGACTCCGGGGAGCGGTCGGCGTAGCTCTCGCTGCGGGCATCACAGGCGACAACGCGGATGCGCTCAGGACTACTATATTAGTCGTAGTTGTCTTGACTGTCATCGTGTTTGGTGGCACCACGTCGAGAATGTTGGAAGTGCTCGGTATCAGAGTaggagtggaagatgaagacgcTTCAagcgaggatgaagaaccGTGGACGACACAACAAGGTCACCTCGCCTTGCAATCAGGGCCAATTTCCCGTCGCTACCCTTACAGTTCCCAGAATGGTCGAGGATGGGAAAACCCTTCCGAGTTTGATCTCCAATCACCCGAGGGGTCACCTTACAATCAAACACTCAAGCTTTCGCAAACACGTCAAGCTCGCAGTAGCTCTTATGGTCAAGGAGTTTATGGCTATGGCGTGCGATCGGGCTTCTCAACCAATAGTGATGAGAGCGACGAGGAGGTGCTCCCTTCGGCTGGGCCTTCGGGCGCGTATGGAGATGGTTACGACCCTGAAGCAGGTGCTCCTGGATCAAGCTCAGACAGTAGAGCtggagaggggagaggcACAGGCATGATCTTCCGTGATGGCCAATGGTTTACCGCACTGGATGAGCGGTATCTACTTCCGCTGTTCTCCAATTCTGTCACTGCTCGTCGGCACCATGCCAAGAAAGCGGTCAGGAAAGGAGCAATGGCTGCCAGTGGggctggaggtggaggtacAGCGGGTTCAGGATCGAAGTCTGGAAGTACAGCAGGGACACCTCGAAGAGGGAGTCTGGAACtcggagatgatgaatacgggggtgatggagaaagtgaaaatggaaagaacAAGGGTTTACCCAGGACTTTCAG TGGCTCTGTCTccgatttcttcttttcaaagACTGAACCGTCGTCCTTaccttctgcttctttgTCTTTAGATGAACGGGAGAACAGGCGTTAA